The sequence AGCCTTCGGCTTCTTTCTCCATGGAAACGTCCCTTTCTCGTCCACCATAATAGAGCAAGAGAGAATGAGACGAAGGTCGCGAGGCGATAAACGTCTTCTCTCGTAGTCTTCAGCCTTCTCCTATCTCGAGAAAAGCCCTCTGAAACGAGACAGCCACCAACTAGCTTGTTTCCCGCTTTTTCTcttgtctccgcgtcttttctttccttcATGACCGCTTCTGATCCCCATTGTCacttcttttctttctggCGCTTCTCTTGTTCCCGCCTTGTCTCTCTTGTTCTCGGACCATTTCTTTCCTCGTGCGTTGCCgcgtgcctctgcggctcacgcgtcgtcgttctgcgcggctctgccgTTGTTGTTCTCCCTTTTCCTTTGTTGGTTCGTCTTCCCTGCACTTCCTTCCGCTCCCCTAACCGTCTGCCTTCTCAGTCACGGGCGTAAGGAGTTttgttctctctcttcctcgtctgcctgcCTTCTGCGCTGCAACTTTTCCCGACTGTCTCACTATCAACGACCTACTTCTCTCCGTAGTCGCGGCTTCGTGGCGAGTCGCCCATTTGCTTTTCTCACCCTCCTACTTCATTCTGTCTTTTGCTTTCAGTTACGGCGCAGAGTACTCTGTCAGCTGCCTTGCCGTtgctcgcgtctcgcgctgcaaGCATCCTGCGGTATCTTCGTGCCTGGTtgcacatgcatgtataGGAGCCCCGACGGCTAGTAAATCGTAGATCTCTATGAatttatatatgcatgcatgaatAAGAGCTTTAAGTTTGGATACACGTAGttggcgcggctgcagccggaggacggcgcgtcgcggagtTTCATCTCTTCTCCATGAATCGCTGGCCTGACGCTCGTGCGGAGGCGTGCGCACCGGGAAATAGCAGGGACGAAGGAGCGCGTTCCCCAGCGCTTTCTCACCTCTTCATCACCTTTGCGCGTCGGTTTTTCTACAGGGcgcgtcgcgtcttctcAGGGGTTTTCGTTcgtcgacgcgccgccctgccgaTCGCCCAGTGGGCGTCGCGGTaggaggaggcgaccgcATAGGACTGGCGGCGACCCCTCGGGGCGAAAGAGGAGACTGTCCCTGTCGTAGAGAGGGAGCCGTGCCAGCGGAGTCTGTGGCTTGCTTCTTCCAAAGgagcgggggggagggagacgcggacaGAAGCCCGCGAcgggagaggcagcgccggcggaggctgcgtgTTGCTCTCAGGTCGTCGCGATGAGTTCAGAGGAGTTCccgcccgcgggcgacgtGTCGCTCTGCGACACGCGCCCTCGGGTTCCTCCccccgcgaagcgcgcgcggcgcccgagcacagacgacgaagaaTGGCATCCTTCGCACgtccgcgaggagaaggctgACCGGCGAGGGCCTTCGCTTCCCGCGTGCGCCCTCAGCGCGCCGGggggtcgccgcctgctgcggcggcccgtgccgccgcggcctcttcggcgtATCTGCGtccgagcgcgacggcgcagggcggcgtctACGGGAACTTGCCGCTGACTGCCGACAGCTTGAGTCTGAGGGTCGGCGGCTTCCGAGACTACGGCGCCAAACTGTCTCTGAAGGCTGACCACGCGCACCGCCCCCTCTGGGTCTGTCAGGACGGATCCATTCTCCTCGAGACCTTCTCGTCCGCCAGCCGGCAAGCGAACGAGCTCCTCCTCACCATGGCGGAGCCGATCTGCAGGGGTGACTTCGTCCACGAGTTCCAGGTGAGCGCGTTGGAGCCTGGCACTGAAGCTGAGGAAGGActtcgcgcttctcctttcggctgtctccgcgcggggCCCGCCGGGGGTGCGACTGCCCCGGGCCTCACCTCGAGCTAtccagccgcgccgctgggTGTGGGGTTCCAGAGGGGAGTCTCCAGAAAAAGTAGACGCATTGAAGTAGCTAGATGCCCACTGTCCGTCGCTCACACTTGAGGACAGAAGGCTGCGTTGAGGGCGGAATCATGCCTCGTTGGAAGGCGTCTGATCGGCTCGCGCGTGGCTGTGTGCTCTGCGTGGCCTCAGATCACGATTTTCTCGCTGTACGCGGGCATCAGCATCGGGCTCTCCTGCGAAGACATGATTTCGAATCTGGAGAAGTTCAGTAAGAACGCGATTCCCGAGGACTTGGTTGTGCAGATTCAGAAGGTGGCCTCGGCCTTCGGCAAAGTGAgtgcccgcgcgcgaggagaagacgcgctggcgctgcgacgAGAAGCCAAAGAAGCACAcactctgtctctctttttgAGTCATAGATGCAGCTAAGAGTTCGAATGGATGTGTGGAGATAGCAAAACTTCGGTTTTGTGCTGCCGGGGCCCGTgttggcggcgcggcggcgagtgcgCCTCCAGTTCAACACGAAACCGGTCTGCATCTACGGAGTGGGGGATCGcccagcagaaggcgactgTCTACGTGAATGCTCGCCCAACGGGTGTTTCGAGGGGTCGCggaaagcgcgagaagaagatgaagaggaggagacaggaagaagagagtgcGCGGGAGAACGGATGATGAGtgacagcgaaggcgaaacaGCGGATAGGCCTCGCTTTCCGTCCGCGGGAGACTCGACACATGCCGCGAGGGAGTCCACGGGCCATGCTGGCGGAGTGAAGGGTAAGAGGTCTTTCTTTCGTACGTGGATGCTTCAGGTGAAGCTCGTGTTGAACGAGAACAAGTACTACATCGAatcggcggagaagaaggagttGGACTACTTGCTCTCGAATCCGCTGATTCGCAGCTCCGCGGTCGTTCACCGGCGCCCGGAACTACCGCAGACCGCCCAGCTGCCTTCGCTCGTGATgccgcctgtctcttctctctcgaaaCCTGCTGCGGGTCCTGTTGTCAGCAACGACGGGTTGTACGTGGTCGCGAATGCGCCCACGCTCGACGCGTCTCAGCTGGCCTTTCCGGTCACCGagcacgacgaggagacgggcCCCGGGGcgggcctcgcccgcgccgagaagggagacgccgcgaccgcggtcggcgggGCTCCAGGCGGCCCAGGCGCcccaggaggcgacgcacagGGCTCGCAGCAGACAGGGTCTCGAGACAAGAGACCGCGCGACGAGCCAGAAGAacgaagagaggcagagggagggagcgcgaagcaggcCCCCGCGTCGCCACCGAGGGCTTCgtcggcaggcgacgagggagacagcgcgaaacagaagaaggcgaccacggcgccggcgcggcaggtCAGGAGGCTCTTGGCTCTCcgtgcgaggccgcgggctgATCTGTGGCTATGTTTTCGACTTACCTGCCTTCTACGCTTCGACAcgtttcgctctctctgctttgcTTTCTGTAGTCGCGTGGCATAAAACGCTTCGCCACCTGTCACCGTAGACCCACGCCGCCCCCCCGTGTCTCCCCTGTCTGTTTTCCCTCTTTTCGTCTTTCCGCGTCTtagtttttcttctctggcCTACCCCCATCGCTTAAGTTTCCAGCCTGAGCGAGTGTCTTCAGCGagcgcgctctgcgtccCCGCCTTGCCTCGCTTTCAGGTATTCTCCTTCCAAGTGagcagcgaccgcgtcgaGGAGGTCAAGCGCCTCTCTGTGGAGACCATGCACCGCCCGCTGCTCAACGAGTACGACTTTCGGCGCGACAAAACCAACAAGAacctctcctcgctcctcttGAAGTCCAGCACAAAAATTCGGTGTGTCCTCCGTCGAGCCGCAGACGTGGGCCTCGGCATGCGGGCGCTCTGCGCTCtaatacatacatacatatagacatatacttatatatacacgtgtatatacacgtatgtTTACATGTGTTTCATATACGTCCTGAGGCATGGAGCGTGCATCGGCCGggcgtgtgtgcgtgcgcgTGGACGCGAAAAATGTTTCCGCGGGCGTCTTTCCTTCGAGGCATGCGAAAGGGCGGAAGCGCGACGCAGCTTCTGGCGAaggcaggcggagaaggagacatgacccgctgccctcgcgcaGTTACCTGGTTATGCGGCCGTGCACGCGCATGTACACCGAAATATTTTTCTACCGACACCTCCGCAGAGGGCTGAAGAGCAAGAATTGCGACGGCGGGGCGGGTGACTCCACACTTCGCCGCACCGCCTGCGTGTGTCGTTGCTCTCGTCTGCCGGCGCTCGCTGTTCgttcgctgcggctctccaTGCAGTGTCTCTAACGGAAGGGAGGTCGGATGCCCGTATGTATGCGTCTTATATATGTGACGCTTGAGTGTCTCTATATATCCGTAGATCGGAAATGTGTATCAGTGCTCACTGTTCTGTGTGAGAAAAGTGCTTGGCTTGTTTTTTCCTCTCAGTTATTATCAGGAGCGAGCCCTGCGGAAAATGTTTAGCAACGGCCGAGCGCGCTCAGGCATCATTGTCCTGCCCTGTGGCGCAGGGAAGACTTTAACAGGTCGGCTGTGCTGGAAGAATCGAGCTATGACACTCGACTGCAGCTTGCTTTTTTTCACTTTCGCTTCACCTGGTCGTCTCTTCGTCATTCTGTGCCATTGACTCGTCTCACCGGGCGTCgactgtctctcttcttcgcgtgtCTTCGTAGTTGTTCTGCGATTTCCTTGAACCCCTTTGCGACGCTTATCCGTTTCCGCGCATCAAGTTCTTTTTCCGCGTGAACGGCACCGatgcgtcgcggcgcccgccttgCTTTCAGGCGCTTGACTCTTCTTTGTCTATTTGCGTGTTAATTCAATTCCCCTCTGTTTGTGTCATCGCACCTGGCACCTTTTTCAATTTCCCGAGGCATCGCGTTGCGGTTTTTCCACATGCCTGACGCTCTGTAGGTGGCTCGCGGTCTCTGTTTGCCCCTTTCTTGGTGGCGTCTTTCTTTTTACGGGCCTtatgtctttttttttcgtcttctcagGCATCACAGCAGCGTGCACACTTCGCAAATCTGTTATGGTTTTGACGACGAGCGCGGTTGCAGTCGATCAGTGGAGGAAGCAGTTCGAAGAGTACACGACCATCGactcttctcgccttcttaCCCTCACTGCGGAAACCAAACAAGTGAGGAAATGTCTGTTAAATAACGCCACGGAGTCTCCGAGTCCTGCGCGTCCTTATCGCCGCTGTGTGGATGAGCTCTTCCGCTTTTTCGGTCTTCCACCGCTCATCAGCTGTCTCCCCCGAGCGGCAtcgttttttccttttctccaACCCCGTCCGGGCTGCGAATGTCGCGCCTTATTGCGCGTTTCCGAGTGTATCCTCACCTCCTCGAGGCTTGTTCTTCTCTGTGTGTCTTTCTCGTCTGCTGGGGTTGGgttgcctcgtcgtctccccGCCGCTAGGGCATTTCTTTGACTGCCCCGtcgttcctcctcgcccgagGTTCTCCCTTCACTTGCGTCGCCTTttctcgcgtctgctgcccGTGTGTTTTCCGGGTCTCGCCTACCGCGTGCTGTGCCTGCGCTCGACGCGGCCCGCGTGTCtgtgcgcgtctcccgctTCGCTCCCACGCTTGACTCGCCGTTTCGGTTTTTTTTCAGAGCCTGTGGCAAGTTGACGAGGCTGGCGTGTTGGTGAGCACCTACACGATGCTTGCCttcagcggccgccgcagtctgGCAGCTGAGCGGATCATGCAGCAAATTCGCGAGCGCGAGTGGGGGTTGCTTATCTTCGACGAAGTGCAGTTCGCCCCCGCTCCCGCCTTCCGCAGAATCAACGACCTTGTCAAGtaagaaaaaacaaaaacatCTGTCACTAAACTAGTAGGCCACGCTTTTGGAAAATTTCAAATCAAACATAGATTGTCCATATTTCTACGAAATAACCCAGACGTGAGGGACGCACGCATCACCGCGCCACGTGCCAACACCGCAACATAcaatacatatacatacaagACACATATTCATACCTGTatgcatgtacatatatatatatatatatgtttgcgTAGATCGGGGCGGGCTCGTGCTTTTCCACGTTGGTTCCGGCGTTCTTTGTTTCGCTTCTTCGGTTTCCGAGGCACCGCTTGCCTCGGTCGCAGAACGCAGGCCGCCTCAGTTCCCACAGTTTCCTGTTCCAGACGCCCTCCTTTGCGCTGTCCTTCTTTCCTTCATTCATGCGTCACCTCTGTAGGCGGCGTCCCTTCGCGCTGGCCCGTGCCCGCCTGTCTCGTCGCTTCTGGGGCCCCCAGTCGTGCCCATTTTCCGCCGgccttttttctgcaggaGCCACTGCCGCCTCGGCTTGACGGCGACGCTTGTGCGCGAGGACGACCTCATCAAAGACCTGCAGTGGCTCATCGGTCCGAAGCTCTTCGAGGCGAATTGGATCGAACTGCAGGACCAAGTGAGCGGCCTGCTTTGCGCGGCTTCTTTCTAGATGGCAACCGTGGCAAGTGCACAGGAAGCCCCTCAGAAGAGTACAGAAACGCTAAAGGGATACCTGTCCTTAGTTGGGATACAGGTGTAACTGCAACTAAGAAATTAAAGTTTCAAGATGAATCTAGGGTGACAGCACACCGAtaagagacgaggcgcgcccggaatagactcgAGGATATTGGGTGTGCTCTCGAATCATGCTAGCGTAGTAGAACTTTGTTCAGCCGCACTGTCGAGCTTCCACGGTGATTTCGTTTATCAGATTGTCGGGTGGGGGGTGGGGAGCGCTTGTACGGCTGCGCTGAGAGGGGCCTCGCAGCGCCCACGCACGGGCCTCAAGAGGCGTTGAAACGAGGAACAtcgaaggcgtcgcggctgcgcacaGATGGAGATGCTGTGAACCAGCGCTCGAGGCTCTCTGGGCGGTCGAAGGCCAGCTGTCCCTCCCTTCTCCCTCCGGACACTCTCCGTTGCCGCGTTTGgttttttttcctctctcgcacTCGATGTCGGGCTCATAAAGCATTTTCTTCTCGTCGTTGCGCCATGCAGtatcgccgccgtctgcctgtctttctcttctcgcagggtttcctcgcgcgcgtctcttgcCAGGAAGTCTGGTGCCCGATGACTGCGGACTTTTATCGCGAATACCTCCGGGTAAGGCTTTCTTTGTTCTGCCGCGAAAAGCTTTCTGTCTTTGTCGTGTTAGCGTCGTCTTCGAAGCTCGTTGTCTCGCGTCTCTAGTCCGGTTTCCctccctttctctcttctctcttctgctaCGCCACACATGAAAGGTGAATGTTTTTTTCGCTCTGCTTGCGTCGGGCCTCGTCTCTCACTGTCCACGCTTGAGGTAGTTTTGCCGTTacgcaggccgcgagggagaggtCACGTCCTTTCTCCGCTATCGTTCAATACGCATAAATACGGGAAAACGATTCGACGGCTTTCCAGGCCTCGAGGGCTGCCCgggtcgccggcggcactcccctgcagcctcgccgctctttcttctgttttttcctcAGTGTTCGCATGCGAAACAGAGGAAGCTCTGGGTATGCAACCCGACGAAACTGATGACCTGCGAGTGGCTGCTGCGCTACCACGAAGCACGGGGAGACAAAATTCTGGTTTTCAGCGACAACGTTTTTGCGCTGCTCCacacggcgaaggcgctcaACCGGCCCTTCATCTACGGACAAGTCAGCGCCGTCGAACGCGTCGCGATTCTGAACAAATTCAAGGTACTGGAACGCAGGTCACACATACGTTCATAGACACACGCCTCGCGAAGTCGGCGGACATATTTTTACAGATACGCAAGGATGAGCAGCCCCACagatgtgtatgtgtgcgTGCATGTTTATATGTAgtaatgtatatatatatatatatatatatatttgtatgcttgtatatatttatatgctGATCCTTGGTATATATTGGCAGCTGTGCGGTTGTATATTCAGACGGCTTTGTAGGTGGTCGATGCATATGTGCGCCTACATGAAACACATACTGCGTATTTGTTGTTTCAGTGCAACCGTGCAGACGGCGATATCTGCTGGAGGATACAACCACAGGCATTTCCAgtggcgcagagacagatgaCATGAGATGCCTGCGTTACCAGGCACAGAAATAGGAGAGAGCAGGGCGCTGCGTAGATCAgaatgcatgcgcgcagcgctgcaggcgcctacGGTGTGTGTGAAGCCTACGGATCATGACTCAGGTGTGCGCGTCTTTTTTCCTCTTGTCATTTTTCACTCGAGACTGCGTGGCTGCTCTGTCTGCTCAGAATGAGTCGACCTTCAACTCCCTTTTCCTGTCCAAAGTCGGCGACAACGCGATCGATATTCCTTGCGCTAACGTTGTCATTCAAATTTCCTTCAACTTCGCGTCTCGGTGAGCTCCCTAGCGCCCCGGCTCCTCCTTCAATCAGCTACCCTTTTTCCGTGTCTACCTTTTTTCGCTTCCctcgtgcgcgtcgccgaaCTGGCTCTTTCACGGCTACTGCGGAGTCGTAGCCTGCACAGCTGTGCGCTGCCGGTCTACTTTTATCGTGGCTCTTCAATCCCACGCGAGAGAGCGTCTTTTCAGGGAGCGAGCCGAGGTCCGCTGCGTCCTACGATGCACATGCGCTCCTCTCCTCCATAAATtatctgcagctgcgctgtCTGCTGTGTTCAAATAGCGGTgaacctttccttttccctTTTTACTCAGGGCTTGCAGTACCGATCAGACAACAACTGAATCTAAACTGCCTGTTACTCTTACGAACGTGGGATCCCTAGGATTATATGAACTACCTCTTTTTGGGGATTGTAGACTACAAGCTGGACTATCCTTTTTCGTTTGCCGTGCCCTGTGCCGCTTTCCCTTTCCGTCGCCGTTGCCAGTTCTCCGCATTCGGGTGCCTGTGCCTCTGCatctcgctgcctgcgcatTCGCAGCCGGCAGGAGGCCCAGCGTCTAGGTCGCATTCTGCGTGCGAAGCCccaggcggcggacgaaggcgagagctTCAACGCATTTTTCTACTCGCTGATTTCGAAAGACACGCTGGAGATGGTCTACGCCGACAAGCGCCAGCAGTTCATCATCGATCAGGTGAGAGCCGCAACGCGCGTGCAGTCTCTATAGCGCCGCGCTGTGTCTACAACTATTCAGATGCGTGTAAATATGTAAATGAAGGTGTATGCTGTTGCATAGACGTGCCTGGTCGTCTTCTGGGCTTCGCTGGATGTTCGTCAGGCTTCTCTGCGGTTGTGCGTCTCAGGGCTACGCTTACAAAGTGATTCATAGCCGGGATCTGCCGATGGAGCCCGACAAGTTGATTTACGGCGATCAACAACGCCAGCGCGAGATCCTAACAGACATTCTCGCTTCAGATGACAACGACAGGAGCTtagacgacgacgaagacgactcGTCGCGGAATATCCTGGCCTCGCTTGCGGGCGAGAGACAGTCGCTATTCAGCAACGCCGCTCGACGCGACGGGAGCtggggcgccgacgccgacgaccggcgcgcggacggattcagcgagggcgcgcttGGCTTTGACGCGGCACACGTTCAGCACGTGCCTGGAGGCTTGGCGCGGTTTTCAGGTGAGCACGAAAACTACCGTGGGCGCACTGAGAATGCGGCGGAGACGtggagggaggcgcgcctgcgtcgcacgcgcatgcaactcTTCCATTACGCGTTTCCCGGCGGATGGactgcgagagaggagggggaggaagcACAATGATAATTGATAGACgatttttccttttttcgcgttttgaTTTTTTTTTGGTGGTGCTGTCGTCTGTCGTCTCGTGGTTTTGCGAATGTGGCTTGTGGCGTTCATCCGGGTGTCTCTGTGGCGTGTGTCTTCCCGTCTTCTGGAGTTTTTTTGCGTTGGAGTGGATTCGTTATTCGTGCCTTCCTTAGTCATGTTTACCGCCTCCTGCCATGCCGTTGCCGTTTCTTTTTTTGTTTGttctgcaggcgacggcggattCGCGCCCTTCGGCTCTCGAcctgcaggcggaggccgcggcggccgcggcggccgcggcgggcgggctTCGGGGCTCGACGTGAAGTCGATGCATCCTCTCTTCAGAGGTTTCCACGGGAAGAAATAAAAAGACAGCGTGCGGCGCCCCACAAGAGACAGCTTCGTTGTGAAGACGCCCTTCCGCCTCGGGGGCAGGGCCTCTACCCCTAGCTGCTGGTCGCGCGATCTCTTCTATTCCTGTGAGGAAGCATGGAAGGAAGGCACGCTGAAGCGCagaaacgaggagagaggaagaggcttTTTGCTGTTACTTTtaggcggcaggcgacgagcgctGAAGAGGATTAATGGCCGAGAGGAACGGCAGGAAATCTGGCCTCGGAGTGTGTTGGGTTTATGGTGGCAGACCGTCCGCGTTAAATTGACCGGCGACAGAAGGCGCGTCTGGAAATTGAGCAAatggagagaggcgagaggcggagagggaaaCGCGGCGCTTAACTGGCGTGCATGCGTTGGTGTGCTTATGAGAATGAGGCGTATTCGTTGAACTGATCTCTTTTTCCGGAGTCGAGTTGCGCGCTTGTACGCCGCTTCGAGATCTTTTTGCAGCTTCGCCATGGGGGAGGGCAGGAGCGGACTCTCTCGCGAAGGATCCCGCGCGAGCGTTTTGGTTTTCTTCTAGAAGAGGATAGTCTTGTGCGGAAAAGACCTTCATTCTTCGGAATTTTTCCGCGATTTTCACGAACGACTTTTTGTCGGTTCCCAGCACATCCAACAAGAATTAAAGTATAATTATGGGCTCAAAGAAAACAGAGGGATAAAAGACGTACGTTTACTGTATTCAACTACGTGCGCAGTGTTTAGAGTAGAGAGGAGCCTGAAACCTGGAAAGACCTGTAACATCGGGATCGTGACAAACAACCGCGGAGGGGAAAGAACCATTCAAAGGCCCAACATACACAACGGAAGAGAGGCCTCTAGCTGATGAAGCGGACCTGCTCAGTTCGTATACTCAGACTTTTTCCATAATGAGATAAATCCGACATTCAATCCACAGTGAGGTACTCTGCGTGTCCTGAGAgggggagaagcagacgGAGAGATTGGGGCCCGCACGCGAGGAGGGACGAGTTATATTCTCAACGGCGGCAAATCGCCGCGTACGAAAAACACGAGATATGTGTGTGTACGTATATCTATATAAACTAtgacatacacatatatattgTGCTTTTTTGAGGCTTCGGAGCTGATAGGAAGCCGGTGATATGACTGTTAGGAAAGAAGCGTTTTAAAAACACGGCTCCTGCAGCGTTCAAGCTTCTAGTGTTTACAATGCGTGGCATGTGAAGTGTTTGAAATATTGTCTGCTTTGTCATTGGCTTGAAGGCGACTTTATTTTCTGGTTGTGATACGGAAACGCAGCACCACTTTCCATAGAAGAAGCCCTAAAGTCGAAAATTTCGCTGAAGGGCAAATCAGCTGTGAGCAGTTCGTTGCGTCTTCTCAGCTGGCCTCTTCGCAGCGGATAGATGCAAATAGTTGACCAAATAGTTGATCCCACACAACACCCGTGTAACGCGGTACTGAACTGCAGGAGGCTGTATGCCCAAACGCAAGGCTCAACTTTGTGGATCTCCAGGCCCCTACAGGGTTGCAGCAGGCACACAGCTGGCGCCAAAAGACACCGGGGAAAGGAAATCACATGAAGACGACGGACGGTACTTGTAACAAGAAATGAACCAGTCGCGAGAGTGCTGAGGCAGCCGGACGTGATTTGGGGCTCTTCACCTACGGCGGATCTACATTAGGGAAGACGCCATTTTTATGTATCCCACGAAACAGATAcgtggcgctgctgcatcatTCGCAGCGTAGGCGGAGACCTGGAGGAACActgcataccaggcgtaaaaagcgttcatccagttactaaacaggtgccaggccaacaagaatccgatccgtgcGCACGGGACTGGGCAGATTGCAAGTTCCCCGACGTGGAGTAGATACACGTGTCGAGTCCTGAGGCAAGATCTGATGTTATGCATGATTTACGGGGTACGAAGGTTTTCGGGATCTCAGACTGTGCGCATTCCTCCTGACTCAATTGGAATTATCGTTCATTACACGCAAAGATGGCGCCAGCAAGCCTCCGAGCGTGACACAAATATCGCGTCCTCGCATCTTTCCTGAGTCCCGTCCTTCTTTCTGTTTGAGTGCTGTGGTTGTGACCCTGTGGAAAACTGAACTACCTCATCCATTGAGTAGGAGATTTCACTACAAGCACCCTTCGAGGCCACAGAGGAGACGGTGGCGGCAGGTGCCAGCAATTCTTGGCTGGGAACTCTTCGGCTTTTGCAGCCAGTTGTACACTGGGTGCTAATACTCTAAATGCACGCCAGACAAGTCATAGTCCTGTCAGTCCGAGTGGCTCTTTTTGCAGGGCTAGCACAGAAAGCACGGGCAGTTCCGCGTTTTGTGTGAGGGCTGTCTGCAGAGCCGCAGGCTGTACTTCGGTGCGGCTGGAGTGGCTACGCTCGCTACAGGGCAAACTCATACTCATCACTCCTTGTCCTCTAGTCTCGTCCACTTCCGAAGAAGAAACTTCTCCTCCCGTCGGTGTAGGTACCAGAaagccgccggcgaccgcaCGCAGGGCGTGTGTACGGCGTCAAGGAGAGGCGGTGCTGTGAAGGCGACTCCTCGTCTGTCCCAGCGTTTCCTCAAGGCATTTTCTAAATTTTTTCTACTTCACGCCACCTCAGGCCACTTTGTTGAACCTGTACTTGCATAGTGCCTGAGCGCTGTTTCTAGTCACCGGCACTTGCCCGCCTGCTGTGCATACGGCTGGGTGGCTCTCCGAAAAGCGCCCGCCAGGAGGGAACATGCGCGAAAGCTGGTTTCTCTAGTCGCTTTGGTTGCCTCGTGAGTTTTCCGAGAACAGCTCCACTCGAACTAAGGGGCGGGAGGAGCGCGCACAGGGAGGCGAGACGATCCCGTCGCTGTCTGTGTGTTCAGCACTACTCGAAAAGACTTGCATGAGCGTCTCCGTGATCCAGGAAAATCACCGGCACGATCCTCGTCTTTTTGCCCAGCGGGCGCTCGACCCTCTCGTCACCGTCGGCATTCGTGCGCGCTCGCTTGCGCACGCGCGTCACCCGGCTTTGCGCCTGTCTGCTTCTTTGCGGTTTCCTCTCTAGCCAGCAGCGGAACGGCAGGACTGTGCTCTGCAGGTGTGTCACAAACTTCTGCCTTCTCTCGTTCCATGCGCACAATTCCAAAGCAACTTTCAACGGTTCTTA is a genomic window of Besnoitia besnoiti strain Bb-Ger1 chromosome IV, whole genome shotgun sequence containing:
- a CDS encoding TFIIH basal transcription factor complex helicase XPB subunit (encoded by transcript BESB_053030); the encoded protein is MSSEEFPPAGDVSLCDTRPRVPPPAKRARRPSTDDEEWHPSHVREEKADRRGPSLPALSLRVGGFRDYGAKLSLKADHAHRPLWVCQDGSILLETFSSASRQANELLLTMAEPICRGDFVHEFQITIFSLYAGISIGLSCEDMISNLEKFSKNAIPEDLVVQIQKVASAFGKVKLVLNENKYYIESAEKKELDYLLSNPLIRSSAVVHRRPELPQTAQLPSLVMPPVSSLSKPAAGPVVSNDGLYVVANAPTLDASQLAFPVTEHDEETGPGAGLARAEKGDAATAVGGAPGGPGAPGGDAQGSQQTGSRDKRPRDEPEERREAEGGSAKQAPASPPRASSAGDEGDSAKQKKATTAPARQVFSFQVSSDRVEEVKRLSVETMHRPLLNEYDFRRDKTNKNLSSLLLKSSTKIRYYQERALRKMFSNGRARSGIIVLPCGAGKTLTGITAACTLRKSVMVLTTSAVAVDQWRKQFEEYTTIDSSRLLTLTAETKQSLWQVDEAGVLVSTYTMLAFSGRRSLAAERIMQQIREREWGLLIFDEVQFAPAPAFRRINDLVKSHCRLGLTATLVREDDLIKDLQWLIGPKLFEANWIELQDQGFLARVSCQEVWCPMTADFYREYLRCSHAKQRKLWVCNPTKLMTCEWLLRYHEARGDKILVFSDNVFALLHTAKALNRPFIYGQVSAVERVAILNKFKNESTFNSLFLSKVGDNAIDIPCANVVIQISFNFASRRQEAQRLGRILRAKPQAADEGESFNAFFYSLISKDTLEMVYADKRQQFIIDQGYAYKVIHSRDLPMEPDKLIYGDQQRQREILTDILASDDNDRSLDDDEDDSSRNILASLAGERQSLFSNAARRDGSWGADADDRRADGFSEGALGFDAAHVQHVPGGLARFSGDGGFAPFGSRPAGGGRGGRGGRGGRASGLDVKSMHPLFRGFHGKK